A window of Chryseobacterium sp. IHB B 17019 genomic DNA:
AAAACCCTTACACTGGCGCCTAAACCAATGGCGGCTTTTGTGGCAAATTCTCCAACGATTCCTGCTCCTAAAATCACTACTTCCGCCGGTCGTACTCCTGTAATTCCGCCCAGCATCAATCCATTTGATAAGGCTAAAAGTTCGGAAGCGTAGAGTATGGAAACTGTTCCTGCAATTTCTCCTACAAGCCTTACCAACGCTAGTTGCTTATACTCATCTACAATGAATTCAAAGGCGATGGCGTTGACTTTTTTCTCTGCAAGTTTCAGGAAATAATCTTTGTCTCTCAAATTAATTTGAAGTGCCGAAACCAGATACGTATTTGGTTTCATATACTCAATTTCCACTTCTGTAGGAGGATTGATTTTTAAGATCAAATCCTGAGAAAATGCTTCTTTCGGATCATTGGTGATTTTTGCACCCGATTCAGAGTATTGTAAATCTGTAAAAAATGAACCTTCCCCGGCTCCTGATTCTATGATAATTTCATGGCCATGTTCTACCAAAACCTGTACTGCATCGGGTGTGATACAAGTTCTTCTTTCATTCAGAGAGGTTTCTTTTGGGATTCCTATGCTGAATTGTTTTCCTTTTCTGATAACTTCCAGTTTTTCTTCTTTCGGCATCAGTTCCTCTTCGGTAAAAGGAGTAAAAATATTTGTAGTACTCATCCTTTAAATTGTTACGTTCTTACAGATAGTTATTTTACAATGAAATTCAACAGCAAAGATACATAATATTTACTCGAATGATATCTCTCTGCTTTGTCCGGTATTGATGATGCTCATTTCATGATACTTAAGTCCGTAAAGCTCTTCTTCGTACACTTCCGGCCATTCGATGATGCAGAGAAAAGCATTATCCAGGTACTCTTCAATGCCGATATCATAGACTTCTTCGATGTTTTTCAACCGGTATAAATCGAAATGATAAATTTTCCCTTTCGGTGTATTGTATTCATTAACAATAGAATAGGTGGGAGAATTGACTTCATCCTTACTTTCCAGATTTTTAAGCAAAAATTGGGTGAAAGTAGTTTTTCCTGCCCCAAGATTTCCTTTTAATAAAAGAATATTGTGCTCCAGCTGGGGAATAATTTTGTCTACTATTTCCTGCCAGTCTTCGATTTTATGGATCGTGTATTTCATTATTTATTTAATCTTTCGAGTGTTTTTTCAAATTCAAAATTACTGAAAATTAAAATTCAGGCAATTCTTTTTAAGTGTAGTAATTTATTATATTTTAATAATCTTAATAGTTTAATGATTTGAGGTAAATTAATTAACATAAAACTGCCCGTAATTTTTAGAATACAGGCAGTTTTTATTTTAATGCTTAATAATGCTGAATGATTTCTGGTAACCGGTTTTCGCATTTCTTACGATGACGAAATACATCCCGATCGGTTTGTCGGAAAACGGAACCTGATGGGTCTGATTAGCAATCATTTTTTTATATAAAAGCTGTCCTAGGCTATTTAAAATCTGAACTTCATAATTTCCTTTTTTCGGGTCGATGGTGAATTCATTTTTAACGACACGGGGATAAACACTTACATTTTCAATTTCATTAACCCCTAAAAATCCAATTTTCGGGATGTTTCCTGAAATACTGTAAAGTCCAAGTGAGGCATAGTTCGTGTATCCTGTATCGGGAGTTCCCTCACCGGTTCCGCTGATGGCGAGATAATAATCGCCTGCAGCTAAGGTTGTAGTAATAACAACAGGATCACCGAGATTCATTGGATTTCCGGTGTATGAAGAAATCAGAACATGCTGGCTGTTGTATAGCTGTACTTTCAGCAGCAGGTCACTGTGTCGTTCCGAAGCCTGTACTTTTAATGTAATCGTTCCTCCGTTTGCATGAAACAAGAACATATCAACATCATTAGTATGGTCAATAATTCCTTTATTTTGTGACGCTTCTACCAGCTCACCAGAAGTCGTAAGATAAGACGCTGTCGAGAATGTATCTCCTTGATTATCTTGTCTGTAACCAACTCCGTTTGTTGATGGATTGGAAATAATGGCGAGATCATCTTCATGATTTGACCCATTCGAGTATTCGGCTTTGCTCCACTGCGTTACGTTTTTATAATAGCTTACTCCCATGATCGGGGCCCAGTTTCCGTTGCCTGAATAATAAGCATATTGGCCCTGTCCGTCGTGATAGAGCCCAAATGTATGACCAAATTCATGAGAAGCAATCTCGCCCACGATTTTCCCGTAAATACCGGATGATAACGTAAATACCCAACACGGAAGATCGCTTAACGAAGAAAAGCTGTTGATAAGCGCAGTTCCCGCACCTCCCGGAGATACAATGTCGGTAGGAGTGATGACGCATCTTCGCCTTTTGTTTTGAGGATAGCTGTTATAAACATTCTCATCAGTGGTTACATTCAGGTTGAAAGGCCTGAAATCTTCAGCAACAATCTCCCAGGCTTCCAAAATATTGGCATCGCTCATTCCTGAAGGTAGCGCTACAATAGGATTTCCGCCATTCCATCCGCTTCCGCTGGGAACAGTGTGGCCGTCAAAATCAAGTAATAGGCATCCTGCAGCTCCGGGAAAACTTTGCAGATTGGAAATACTGACATTGGGGGTGCTCTTTTGGCTTTTTTCCACCAAAGAAGCCGTTGTAGGAACGTGAAAATCTACGCAAACGATTTTATTAATATCCATCTCTTTTATAAATGCATTTCCCTTAGTATCAGAATAATAGCTGTAAGCTTTTTTATTTTGAGGAAATATAATATTGCCTTCCAATTGATTTTTATTAATTATAATTCTAAAAGTTCCCGGAGTATTTCCTTGTACTTCACCTTCAAGATGCAATATATCGTCTTTGCTATGCTGATAATTTACCATGGATTGTAATGCTTCTTTATTTGATACATAAAGCATTAAGTTTGGTTTTTCATTACCTGTTGTTTTCAATTTTGACTGCAGCTGATTCAAAAATTCAACATTGGTTCCTAGCGGGTAATCCCGCGTACTCTTTTGGGCATTAATAAAGGAGCATGCTAAAAGAAAAGCAGTCAAAAATGCCCATTTTCTAAATTTAAAAGTAATTTTTTTCATCTTAATTATTTTTGATGGTTCAACTTTGAATTCTTAAAAAATAATTTGTGTTTTAATCAGTTTTTTTGGATATATTTAAGTACCCAAAATTTATTTAGATGAAAGTTAAAATAAATTTAAGTATCTGAAAATCAGCGCAATTTGGGATTCGTTTGGTTTTTTATTTTAAAAAATTGGTTGATAGTATGTTGCAATTTTTATTGATTCCATGATACAGTCGCATAGACATTCTAAATGGCTTATTATTAGTTAATTATCTTTTTTATATCTAATTTTTCAGGTTATTTGCTATTGTTTTAAAATTTAAATCCTTAGAAATAAAAAAACATATTCTTATTTTTACATCATGATTTCCAAACAGACCATAGACAAAATATTCTCAACGATCCGTGTAGAAGAGATTGTGGGAGAATATGTGCAGTTGAAGAGGGCAGGGTCTAATTTTAAGGGGCTCAGTCCGTTTCATGATGAAAAAACACCGAGTTTTGTAGTTTCTGCAAGCAAGCAGATTTGGAAAGATTTTTCGACCGGAAAAGGGGGAACGGCCATTTCTTTTTTAATGGAAATTGAAAATTTTACCTATCCCGAAGCCCTTCGCCATGCGGCAAAAAAGTATGGAATTGAGATTGAAGAAGATCAGAAAGACTTTTCTGAAGAGGCAAAGCAGGCTCACACTGAAAGAGATGTACTGTACAAAATCCATGAGGTTGCGAATAATTATTTCCAGGAAACGCTTTGGGATTCTGAGGAAGGGAAAAGTATTGGTTTAGCGTATTTTAAAGAGCGTGAACTGAAAGATGATATCATCAGAAAGTTTCAACTGGGATACTCTCCAGAGCAGAAAAATGCTTTTACGGCGTATGCTTTAGAAAAAGGATATTCTAAGGAAGCTCTTGAAAAATCCGGACTTTCCATCTTCCCTGAAAACACACCGACAGGTGTTGACCGTTTCCGGGAAAGGGTTATTTTCCCGATTCACAGCTTTTCCGGAAGAGTACTTGGTTTTGGAGCGAGGATTCTTAAAAGTAATGTCAAAACCGCGAAATATCTCAACTCTCCGGAAACGGAAATTTATCATAAATCCAATGTTCTTTACGGATTAAATCAAAGCAAACAGGCAATTTCCAGAAAAAATGTCTGTCTTTTGGTGGAAGGATATATGGACGTGATTTCGCTTCACATGTCCGGAATTGAGAATGTAGTGGCAAGTTCAGGAACTTCTTTAACGACGGAACAAATTAAGCTTATTAAGAGATTAACGGAAAATGTTACTATCCTTTTCGACGGTGATAATGCCGGTATCAAGGCCAGCTTCCGAAGTATTGACATGTTGCTGACGGAAGGTATGAATATCCGTGTTTTGCTTTTCCCGGACGGTGATGACCCCGATTCTTTCGCCCGAAAGCATCCTCAGGAATATGTTGAAAAATTCATCGAAAATGAAGCGATGGATTTTATTGATTTTAAAGCTGAGATCCTTTTAAAAGAAGTTGGAAATGATCCTATAAAAAAAGCGGAAGCGATCAGGGATATTGTAAAATCTGTAGGTTTTGTTCAGAATGCTTTAAAAAGAGAAGTTTACCTTAAAGAAGTTTCCAATAAATTCGGGTTGTCTGAGCAGAGTTTGTTTAATGAATTGGATGTTCAGAAGCAAATAATTCAGAATCAGACACAAAAAGCCCAGTCCAGAGCGGAAGCCCAGCCGGCAAAGCTTGAAATTGTAAGTGAAAGTAAGGAAGATGTTGACCCGATTATCTTTAACGTTACTAAGCTTGAAAACGAACTGATCAACCATATGCTGAATTACGGCGATATTGTTCTCCACAGGACTACTCCCGATCATCAGGAATATGACATTACGGTAATTGAGGAAATTTTACACCATTTTGAAGAAGACGGCTATGAATTTCAGGTAGAATTGAATAAAAGGATTGTAGAATACATCAAAGAAGGCATTGAAAAGGAAGAATTGAGGAAAGGAAACTTTTTCTTCGGGTTAATGGATGAAGAGCTGAGTAAAGCCGCCGTCAGTTCTATGAATATCTACAGTGAATTGAATGACTGGAAAACAAGAAATATAGACTCGCCAAATTATGGAGATCGAATGCCCGAGCAAGTGGCCGGTGATATTTTGATTCATAAGTTCAGATATGTGAATTTCCTGATTTTAAAAACTAAAAAAGAACTCTCCGAGCACGCAGACTCTAATGAAGAAAAGTATTTTGAACTGCTGAAGAAAATTCACATGCTTACTTTGGTTTCGACAGAATTGGCAAAAATCTTAAATTATTCGGCTATTACAGGGATTTATACTGACAGATAAGTTGAGATTACATCTTAAAATAATCAGCATTATGACAAAAAGTCCTATAAAATTTTAGGAATAAAAGTTGTAATTTAAACTTTGTAAAATTTAATATACACAATAGAAATATGGACATTAAAAAAGAATTCAGAGACTTCTCTGTAAAGCATTTAGGAAACAGCGGTTTGGTTACCGATCAGTATATGGGAATGTATGGCCCAACGAATCTTACACCGTACATCATGGAAGAAAGAAGGTTGAACGTTGCCCAGATGGACGTTTTCTCCCGTTTGATGATGGACAGAATTATCTTCCTGGGAACAGGAATCGATGATCAGGTGGCAAATATCGTTACGGCGCAGCTTTTATTCTTAGAAAGTGCAGATCCTTCAAAAGACATTCAGATTTATATCAATTCCCCTGGTGGAAGTGTTTATGCGGGATTAGGGATCTATGACACGATGCAGATCATCAAGCCGGATGTAGCGACTATCTGTACAGGTATTGCAGCTTCAATGGGAGCGGTTTTACTGGTTGCAGGAGAAAAAGGTAAGCGTTCTGCGCTTAAGCACTCAAGAGTGATGATTCACCAGCCTTCAGGAGGTGCACAAGGTGTTGCTTCGGATATGGAAATCAACCTGAGAGAGATGTTGAAACTAAAGCAGGAGCTTTACGAGATCATTTCCGAACATTCCGGACAAACTTATGAATGGGTAGAAAAATCTTCCGACAGAGATTACTGGATGACTTCTGAGGAAGCAAAAAACTTCGGAATGGTAGATGAGGTTTTACAGAGATCAACCAAAGAGAAAAAATAATTTTCTTTAAAAAATATCAATTGAAACGCACTGACAAATGTTGGTGCGTTTTATTTTTTTAATTATTTGGAGCTGTTTCGCGCTATCCACTCATACTCCTCGCGCAGCCGCATTCTTTCAGAGCCAGCTCCTGCTGTGGGGTAACCGTTACTATCGCGGCTAGGGTGTTAGGTGATGCTATGAATGACAGTCATACACTTTCAAACCACCCCCGTCAAAAATTCTTACGAATTTTCGCCACTCCCAGAGAAGGGGAATTTTTTGCGCGTGATCATTCGCGTATCGATTTTTTTTAACAATTTTTATAAACTTATATTTCGTAAACGGCATTGTTTTTCCACTAAAAAAGTTACAACACTTAAAATCATACAATTATGTCAAAGAAAATTGCAATTTTAGCCACAAACGGTTTTGAGGAAAGTGAATTGAGATCACCAAAAGAACACCTTGAGCAGCAAGGCTGGACAGCGGATATCATCAGCCCGGAATCCGGAACAATAAAATCCTGGGCCGAAAAAGACTGGGGACAGGAATACAACGTCGACAAGACATTGGATGAGGCCAATGCTTCAGATTATGATGCTTTGGTTTTGCCGGGCGGCGTTATCAACCCGGATCAATTACGAACCAATGAAACAGCTTTGTCTTTTGTCAGAGGTTTTTTTGAGCAACAGAAGCCCGTGGCAGCGATTTGTCATGGCCCACAGATTTTAATCAATGCGGAAGTGGTTCAGGGAAGAAATATGACTTCCGTAAACTCCATCAGTAAAGACCTGAAAAATGCGGGTGCCAACTGGGAAGACAGTGAAGTAGTAGTGGACAATGGATTGGTAACAAGCCGTACCCCAAAAGATCTTCCTGCTTTCAATGCTAAAATGGTTGAAGAGATCATGGAAGGAAAACATGAAGATCAGACCATATAATTTCAAACTAAAGTTAATTATACAAGGCTTAGATTTTATCTAAGTCTTTTTTGAGTAAAATTAAAGTACAATTGTTATTAAATTCAAGATCAGTTTACAATCAATATCTACTTTCGCTTCCAATAAAAAGTGAACATGAAAAAACTCTTATTACCTTTACTTGCAGTTGTTGCGTTGGTAGCTTGTAATGATGATAATGTAAATAATCAGGAGATTAATTATTCCAAACTTCCGCAGGAATTCCCTTTTTCAACCCTGATGACTCTGAACGGAGTAAACGTTATCAACGGAGGTTTCGGTTCCGGAGCAACAGCGCATCCCACAAGGAAGGGAGAGTTTTATGTAATTACCGATCGTGGCCCGAATGTAGCCTATTCAAACGGTATTAAAATCTTAGTTCCAAACTTTACACCGACAATCATGCATTTTAAAATTAATGCAGACGGAAATATAGAAGTGCTTAAATATATTAAGCTTAAAAATCCTTCCGGACAACTGATCACCGGTCTTCCAAATCCCGCCGGAATGGGAAGCACAGGAGAAACTGCCTATGCAGCAGACGGAAGTGTTTTAGGAACTGATAATTACGGCTTAGACAGTGAAAGTATCGTTGCCGCTGCAGATGGAACCTTCTGGGTTTCTGATGAGTACGGACCACACATGGTTCATTACAGTGCAGATGGAGTAGAAATGGAGAGAATTAGCCCGATTGGTGTAAACACAGGAGCCAGAAAACTTCCCGCTGTTTTCGCAAAAAGAAGACCCAACCGCGGAATGGAAGGAATGTGCATGACACCAGACGGAAAAATGCTGGTAGGTACGATGCAGTCGACAATGTATGTTCCTACAAAAGCTTTGGCAACCAATACAACTTTAACGAGAATTGTAACTTTTGACCTTGCAACAGGACAGACCAAACAATATTTATACAAACAGGACGGCGGTGCTTCGGATTCTGTTTGCGATATCACCCCAATCAGCAATACGGAATTTTTAGTCATTGAAAGGGACGGAAATTTCGGTTCGGTGGGCGGACTTAAAAAAGTGTATAGAATTAATCTTTCCAATGCTTCCGATGTTTCAGGAACTGATCTTACAGCCGTTGACGGTATGAAAATCAACGGGAAAACGCTCGAGCAAAGCACCTGGGATGAAATCAACACCACAGGATTGAAGCCTGTTACGAAGACTTTAGCTGTTGATCTGGTTGCAAAACTGGGTTACGAGCATGATAAATTTGAAGGAATTGTGTATTTGGGAAATAATAAACTGGCAATTTTCAATGATGATGATTTTGGAGTTGCAGACGATGGAAACGGGAACCCAAAAACGAAAATTCTTCCTAAAACAGGAAAACAGGATAAAGGAACGATGTATATAGTCGATATTCAATAATTAGATTTTGTAAAGGAGCGGCGGCATCTTCGATGCCGCCGCTTTTGTTTTAGACTTATTTTCCGAAGATTATATGGATTTGCATATCTAATTTTGTGGCTTATTTGTGAAAATATTCGTGATATTTTTGTTTAAATTTCGTAGATTTTTTTACGCAAGTTTAATTAGTATAATCAACACAAGTAAGCAAAGAATAATCAGCAAGTTGATTTGATGAAGCTATGTTTTCACGCTTCGCGAGCAGATTTATTTGCCTTGCCTACTAAAATAAAGATAATAAAATCTTTGCGTTAAATCGATTTTAAGATTAATATTGAATTAAATCATTTAATGGAGGAGGATCATACAAGGCAATTTCCCAGTTTTCGTAAGGAGGATCAATTACGAAACTCGAATCACAATAGGTTCTAATATAATCCGTTGCTCTTTTTTCTGCATATTTTGCATTTAAAACCTGCCCATCCTCATCAAGTTCAATTACATTTACATAGATTGCAAAAGTCTGTTCAATTACACTAGGTTCTTCTCCATAAAGGCATAGATAATCAATTCCTTGAAGTGTATATTGACTTCCACTTGCCATAAAATATGCAAAAGTTCTTAAAGCTCCGCTAAAAGATTGACTAAGTCTTTTCATAATAACCTAATAATTGGTTATACTATATTAATTAAAAGCCTCAATAATCTTAGAAAAATCCTCCAGTTTCAAAGCCGCTCCACCAATCAATCCACCATCAATATCCGGCTGAGAAAAAATCTCTTTTGCATTATCCGGTTTTACAGAACCACCATAAAGAATAGAAACTTCGTCAGCCACTTCCTGTCCGTACTTTGCAGCGATAATATTTCTAATGTGGGCATGGATTTCCTGAGCTTGTTCAGGACTTGCCGTTTCGCCTGTTCCGATAGCCCAAACCGGTTCGTAAGCGATCACTACTTTTTTAATTTCCTCCGCAGAAAGTGTGAAAAGCGCAACTTCAGTCTGGTTTTTTACCACTTCAAAATGTTGACCGGCTTTTCTCTGTTCCAGGGTTTCTCCGTTACAGTAAACAGGAATTAAACCTTTATCAAGAGCCAATTTAATCTTTCTGTTGCAGTGAGAATCTGTTTCACCGTGATATTGTCTTCTCTCAGAATGCCCGATCAAAGAACCCGTTGCGTCGATTGATTCCAGCATATCTGCAGAAATTTCTCCTGTATAAGCTCCGCTTTCGTGCTCACTCATATCTTGAGAAAATACACCGATTTCGTCTTTTTCGAAAATATCTTTCGCCATCATCAAATATAAAGACGGAGGTGCAATCCAGACCTCACAGTTCGTGGCATTATTGTTTTTATAGCTTAATAATTGAACCATTAATTGTTGGGCATCAATTACATTTTTGTTCATTTTCCAGTTTCCTGCAACTATTTTTCTTCTCATAGATTTATATTTTATAGAAGTTAGAGATTAGAAACTAGAATTACAGTAAGTTTTAAATTATATCTAGCTTCTAATATCTAGTTTCTCAATTAATTAATTTTCCAAAGATTTTTCAAAAGCTTATAGAATGAATGTTCCTCATCCGTTACCTTATTGTCTGCTTTTATCAGGGTTTTGGCAAATTGTACAAACTTCTGACGCTCCTCTTGCGTAGAATCATCAAAAAAACAACGAGCATGGAATTCAAAATGACCTTTCCATTCTTCCGGCTTCAGTAGGGCGATGGTTTCCAATTCGTTATCAAGGTCCATTTTAAAAGGAAATTCATCAGCTAAGTATTGCTGAACAAGCATTCCTTCTTCAGGAGCAAACTCCCCATCCACAGAGGAAAGAATCATTAATAAATGATAACCGGCAATCGATTTATTTGACTTTTGCATTTGTAATTTTATAGTTTAAGTTTAGTGTTTAAAATTTTGTTTAAAGTTATCGGATTCAAAATTCAAATCCATAATTCAAAATTGACCATTTTCCATTCACAATTAACTATTTCACATAGTCTTTCGCAGGCTGTTTGTCTACAATTTTTCCGTTTTGTAAAATTAAAACAAAAGGATTGCTCCTTGCAATGGTTTTGATGGCAGTTCCGTCCATCATCATATTTTTAACGGTCTTAAAAGTATTTGGGTCGGTGGAAACTCCGTACACAACATTCGCTCCCTGACTTTTAACTTTAGCCTCAACCTGTTTAAGCAATTCAGGTGAAATATCTTTTGGATGATAAGAGAAAACCAGAATGGCTTTAGGGGCATTGATCACTTCATCAGTAGCTTCCATTCCAGTCGGATCCTCGATTTTAAACTTAACAATCTCCGATTTATAACCTTCTTTTATTAAGACCGATTCATTTTTTCCTTCCTCAATTTTCCATGGCGAACCTTCCTCCCAATATTTTGTTTCTTTAATATAATCGTCCTGATTTACCTTCAAAACTTCTCCTGTTTTCTGATTTTTAAGAGAGTAAAAAGTTTTGTATTCTGAAGGGTTTTTGTTGATTTTTTCCTTTTCAGCTTTTAAATCCGTTCCTATTTTATAATCACGGAAATCAATCATCGGTTCATGCATAATTCCCTGAGACATAATGAAAATCATAATCAGAGAAAAAATTCCCAACAGAATATATTTAAATTTACTGGAAGAATCTTTCGTGGTAGAGCTATGATCATCCTTTTTCTTAAACTCTTTTCTATAAAGAATAAATAAGATAATTAAACCTACCAAAAGAACAATATCTTTAATAAAACTTTCCCAAGGGGTAAACTTAATGGCATCTCCGAAACAGCCACAATCCGTTACTACATTGAAATATGCGGAGTAAAATGTAAGGAAACCAAAGAAAACACAAAGCGCAATTAATGCTGAAAGAGTGAATTTAAGCTTTAATTTTAATAAAAGCATAAATCCTAAAAGCAGCTCCAAAACCACAACAATTATTGAAAAAAGCAGGGCAAATTTCTCAAAAAAAGGCATATTGAAAACCGCAGGCGAGAAGTATTCCTCCATTTTAAAGGAAAAACCTACCAGATCCACCGCTTTTACAAAACCTGAAAGAATAAAAATAACAGCAATAACGAAACGTAATAAACCTTTTATCATATTAAATAGTTTTGGATTCAACATTGTTCTCTTTTTCGGAGAATTTTATTAAGCAGAAAACAGCATAATTCAGCATATCAAAATAATTTGCATCAAGGCCTTCTGAAACGATGGTAACTCCTTGATTATCTTCAATTTGTTTTGTTCTTAAAACTTTCTGATAAATCAAATCTGTGATGGAAGAAATTCTCATATCTCTCCATGCCTCGCCGTAATCGTGGTTTTTTCTTTCCATTAAATTCT
This region includes:
- a CDS encoding BT_3928 family protein — translated: MIKGLLRFVIAVIFILSGFVKAVDLVGFSFKMEEYFSPAVFNMPFFEKFALLFSIIVVVLELLLGFMLLLKLKLKFTLSALIALCVFFGFLTFYSAYFNVVTDCGCFGDAIKFTPWESFIKDIVLLVGLIILFILYRKEFKKKDDHSSTTKDSSSKFKYILLGIFSLIMIFIMSQGIMHEPMIDFRDYKIGTDLKAEKEKINKNPSEYKTFYSLKNQKTGEVLKVNQDDYIKETKYWEEGSPWKIEEGKNESVLIKEGYKSEIVKFKIEDPTGMEATDEVINAPKAILVFSYHPKDISPELLKQVEAKVKSQGANVVYGVSTDPNTFKTVKNMMMDGTAIKTIARSNPFVLILQNGKIVDKQPAKDYVK